In Thermodesulfobacteriota bacterium, the DNA window CCGACGAGAGCCGGCTTTCGCCGGCTCTCGTCGTTTCATCTGGTGCCCAGGGCCGGATTCGAACCGGCACGGGTGTCCCCACTACCCCCTCAAGATAGCGTGTCTACCATTTCCACCACCTGGGCAGGATCGACTCTCACTCGGGCTGCGGCTGAGCGGGCGGGTCGCTCGGGGGGAGGCTCGGCAAGGTCGCCGGAGCCGTCTCGGCGGGCGCGGACGCCGCGGGCCGGTCGGGCATTACGGTCGACTTATACCTGGTGGTCGCGCGATACGTCAAGCCCAAGGACGTGAGCATGAAAACGGCGGCGGCCGCAGCCGTGAGCTTCCCGAGAAACGTCGTGGCACCCGAGCTGCCGAAGAGCGTCTGGCTCGAGCCGCCGAAGGCGGCGCCCATGTCTGCCCCCTTGCCCTGCTGGAGCAGCACGATGCCGATCAGGGCGAGGCATACGAGGACGTGGAGGATGACGAGCAGTACGTACATGGCGCGGGCTCCCTTGCTGTCGAAGCGTGCCCTTATACACGAAATCGCGCAATGGATGCAAACGTTTCGGCGTCCAGGCTGGCTCCCCCCACCAGGGCGCCGTCCACATCGGGCTGGGCCATGAGCTCTCCCGCGTTGTCGGGCTTGACGCTGCCGCCGTAGAGGAGGCGGGTTTCTCCGGCCTCCCCCGCGCCCCGCAGGGCGGCCAGGAGGGACCGGATCCGGCCGTGCATCTCCTGGGCCTGGGCCGCGGTCGCCGTGCGGCCGGTGCCGATGGCCCATACCGGCTCGTAGGCGATCACCAGCGCGCGGCCGGTGCCGGCGCCCAGGGGCCGGAGGGCGGCGGTGAGCTGGCGCTCGACCACCGCGGCGGCGGCTCCCGCGTCCCGCTCCTCCAGGGTTTCTCCCACGCAGAGGATGGGGGTCAGGCCTGCTTCCAGGGTTGCCGCGGCCTTGCGGCCCACGGCCTCGTCGGTCTCTCCGAAGAGCTGGCGGCGCTCCGAGTGGCCCAGGATCACGTAGCGCACGCCCAGGTCCCGCAGCATGGGGAGCGAGATCTCCCCGGTAAACGCTCCCTGGGGTTCCCAGTGGGCGTTCTGGGCGGCCAGGCGTACGCTGCTCCCGGCCAGGGCCTGCCCCACCGCGTGGAGGGCCGTAAAGGGTGGAGCCACGGCGGCCTCCACCCCGGAGAGGTCCCGCACCCGGGCCGCCACCCCTTGAGCGAGGGAGACGGCCTCGGCCGCGGTCTTGTGCATCTTCCAGTTGCCGGCGATGAGCGGGATGCGCATGGGACTACTCCTCCAGGGCCGCGACGCCCGGGAGGGTCTGGCCCTCCAGGAGCTCCAGGGACGCGCCTCCCCCAGTGGAGATGTGGCCGATCCGGTCGGCGACCCCCGAGCGCTGCACGGCGGAGACGCTGTCGCCGCCGCCCACCACCGTGAACCCGGGGCAGGAGGCGAGCGCCCGGGCCACCGCAAAGGTGCCCTCGGCGAAGGCCGGCAGCTCGAAGACCCCCATGGGCCCGTTCCACACCACCGTGCGGGCGTCGGCCAGGGCGCGGGCAAAGGCCTCGCGGGTGGAAGGACCGATGTCCAGGGCCTTCCAGCCCTCCGGCACCTCGGGGCCCGCGGTGGTGCGGGTCTCGGTACCCTCGGCGAGCTCCCGGCCGAGCACGTGGTCCCGGGGCAGGAGGAGCTCCTTGCCGAGCGCGCGGGCCTCCCCCAGGAGCGCACGGGCCAGGTCTACCTTGTCCGCCTCCACGAGGGAGTCCCCGGTGGGAATCCCCTGGGCCGCGAGGAAGGTGTAGGCCATGCCCCCGCCCACCACCAGGCGGTCCACCTTGTTCAGGAGGTTTCTCACGACGCCGATCTTGTCGCTCACCTTGGCGCCGCCCAGCACCGCCACGAAGGGCCGCTCCGGGGCGTCGAGCACCCGGCGGAAGGCCTCCACCTCGGCCAGCAGGAGCAAGCCCGCCGCTTTGCGGCCGGGGCCGAAGTGCGCCGCCATGCCGGCGGTGGAGGCGTGGGCGCGGTGGCAGCTGCCGAAGGCGTCGTTCACGTAGAGGTCGGCCAGGGAGGCGAGCTGGCGGGAAAGCCCCGGGTCGTTCTTGGTCTCCCCCGGGAGGAAGCGCACGTTCTCGAGCGCGAGCACCTGACCGGGGGCGAGCTTCGAGGCCAGCGCCTCCACCGCGGGGCCGGCCACGTCCGGAGCCAGGGTCACGGGGGTGCCCAGGAGCTCCCCCAGGCGTTGGGCCACGGGGCCCAGGCTGTAGGCCGGGTCGGGGCCTGCCTTGGGGCGGCCCAGGTGGCTGGCGAGCACCAGGGAGCCTCCGGCGGCCAGGACGGCGCGCAGGGTGGGCAGGGCCGCCCGGATCCGGGTGTCGTCCTGGATGAGGCCGTCGCGCAGGGGGACGTTGAAGTCCACCCGCACGAAGGTGCGTCGGCCGGCAAGGGGGAGCTGCTGGACGGATCGGATGGCCATGGGTCTCCTCCCGGGAACGAAGACGAAGCCAGGCGCTGCGGCAACAGGGCTGCGGAGCCGGCGCACGCGACGAGCGGCAGCTTACCCCCGGCCCACGTGCTCGGCCAGTTCCACCAGGCGGTTGGCGTAGCCCCACTCGTTGTCGAACCAGAGGAGGACCTTCACCAGGTCGGGCCCGGCCCGGGAGGTCTGGGTGCCGTCCACCACCGCCGAGAGGGGGCAGCCCACGTAGTCGGCCGAGACCAGGGGCTCTTCGGAGTACCCGAGCACGCCCCGCAGGTCACCCTCGGACGCCTCTCGAAGCGCCCCGTTGACCTCGGCTGCACCGGCCGGGCGAGACAGGGACGCCGTCAGGTCCAGGAGGCACACGTCGGGGGTCGGAACCCGGATGGAGGTCCCCTCGAGGCGGCCTGCGAACCCCGGCAGCACGTGGGCGATGGCCCGAGGCACGCCGGTGACCGTGGGGATGAGGGACAGGGCCGCCGCCCGCCCCCGCCGGGGATCGGCATGGGCCCGGTCCAGCAGGCTCTGCTCGCTCGTGTACGGGTGGATGGTGGTCACGAAGCCGTGGGAGACGCCAAACGCAGCATCCAGCACCCGAAGCACGGGCGCCAGGGCGTTGCCGGTGCAGGAGCCGTTGCTCACGACCCGGTGGCGGACCGGGTCGTAGTGGTGCTCGTTGACCCCCCGCACCAGGGTGACGTCGGCGTCGTCGCAGGACGCGGAAACCACGACCCGGCCCGCCCCGGCGTCCAGGTGGAGGCTCGCCCCCTCCCGGGAGGTGTGGGCGCCCGTGCACTCCAGGACCACGTCGACCCCGAGCTTCGACCAGGGCAGGCGCGCGGGGTCGGGCTCGCACAGGGACGGGATCTCCCGGCCCCCCACGGCCAGGGCGCCCTCCCGGGACACCACCGGCACATCCCAGCGTCCGAGCACCGAGTCGTACCGCAGCAGATACGCCAGGGCGGGCGCCGGCGCCAGGTCGTTGACGGCCGCGACCCGAACGCCTGGCGTGCCGGAGGCGATCCGCAGGGCGCTTCGGCCGATGCGGCCGAGTCCGTTGATGGCGAGGCGTACGGGCATGGGGGCTCCCAGCGGGAGGAAGGCAAACGAAGGCGCCCCGGCAAGCCGGGGCGCAAGGCGCGACAGAAGGCGGCCCGATCAGATGTAGTACATGAAGCGGGCGTCGAGCTGCCGGTCGATGCCCAGTTCCTCCGCCTTCTTGCACAGATCCTGGATCGTGGTCGCCCGGAAGATGTCGGCGATCTTCTCCCCGAGCTCCTTCCACAGGGGGCTGGCCACACACTGCTCCTTCATGTCGCACATGCTGGCGTCGCAGCTGCCGCCCTCCTCGTCCTCGCCCACGCAGAAGACGAGCTCGATGGGGCCCTCGGTGCAGCTGATGATCTCGTAGATCGTGATGTCCTTGGGGTCTCGCAGGAGGAAGTACCCCCCCTTGGGTCCCCGTTTGCTCCCTAGGATTCCGGCCTTCTTGAGCTTCTGGAAGATCTGCTCCAGGTAGCGCGGGCTGATGCGCTGCCGGTCGGAGATGTCCTTGATCTGGGCGGGAAGTCCACCCGTGTGGTAGGCGATGTCGAAGATCGCCCGCACGCCATACCGGCTCTTCGTGGTGAGTTTCAT includes these proteins:
- the secG gene encoding preprotein translocase subunit SecG: MYVLLVILHVLVCLALIGIVLLQQGKGADMGAAFGGSSQTLFGSSGATTFLGKLTAAAAAVFMLTSLGLTYRATTRYKSTVMPDRPAASAPAETAPATLPSLPPSDPPAQPQPE
- the tpiA gene encoding triose-phosphate isomerase; its protein translation is MRIPLIAGNWKMHKTAAEAVSLAQGVAARVRDLSGVEAAVAPPFTALHAVGQALAGSSVRLAAQNAHWEPQGAFTGEISLPMLRDLGVRYVILGHSERRQLFGETDEAVGRKAAATLEAGLTPILCVGETLEERDAGAAAAVVERQLTAALRPLGAGTGRALVIAYEPVWAIGTGRTATAAQAQEMHGRIRSLLAALRGAGEAGETRLLYGGSVKPDNAGELMAQPDVDGALVGGASLDAETFASIARFRV
- a CDS encoding phosphoglycerate kinase — its product is MAIRSVQQLPLAGRRTFVRVDFNVPLRDGLIQDDTRIRAALPTLRAVLAAGGSLVLASHLGRPKAGPDPAYSLGPVAQRLGELLGTPVTLAPDVAGPAVEALASKLAPGQVLALENVRFLPGETKNDPGLSRQLASLADLYVNDAFGSCHRAHASTAGMAAHFGPGRKAAGLLLLAEVEAFRRVLDAPERPFVAVLGGAKVSDKIGVVRNLLNKVDRLVVGGGMAYTFLAAQGIPTGDSLVEADKVDLARALLGEARALGKELLLPRDHVLGRELAEGTETRTTAGPEVPEGWKALDIGPSTREAFARALADARTVVWNGPMGVFELPAFAEGTFAVARALASCPGFTVVGGGDSVSAVQRSGVADRIGHISTGGGASLELLEGQTLPGVAALEE
- a CDS encoding type I glyceraldehyde-3-phosphate dehydrogenase — encoded protein: MPVRLAINGLGRIGRSALRIASGTPGVRVAAVNDLAPAPALAYLLRYDSVLGRWDVPVVSREGALAVGGREIPSLCEPDPARLPWSKLGVDVVLECTGAHTSREGASLHLDAGAGRVVVSASCDDADVTLVRGVNEHHYDPVRHRVVSNGSCTGNALAPVLRVLDAAFGVSHGFVTTIHPYTSEQSLLDRAHADPRRGRAAALSLIPTVTGVPRAIAHVLPGFAGRLEGTSIRVPTPDVCLLDLTASLSRPAGAAEVNGALREASEGDLRGVLGYSEEPLVSADYVGCPLSAVVDGTQTSRAGPDLVKVLLWFDNEWGYANRLVELAEHVGRG
- a CDS encoding RrF2 family transcriptional regulator → MKLTTKSRYGVRAIFDIAYHTGGLPAQIKDISDRQRISPRYLEQIFQKLKKAGILGSKRGPKGGYFLLRDPKDITIYEIISCTEGPIELVFCVGEDEEGGSCDASMCDMKEQCVASPLWKELGEKIADIFRATTIQDLCKKAEELGIDRQLDARFMYYI